The nucleotide window attgtacgttttatttgaaattttccaCAACTATTAACGTACGTCATACCCCGCATCGATATACTTGCTCCTACGCAACGTTAAATAATCGTACTTGCAGCTGTTTTACAatgatgtaaaaattaaagagcaaACTCCACAGTTACGTCACTCAATTCATTCTCCAGAAAAGACGGAAGAGTATTTCTCTTATCTCTTCCTTGGTTAAGTTTATCTGTGATTGAACGAATTCGTATTGCGTTTTATGACCGACGTATCGTGATTTTGATGCTTTCAGATCAGAGGCTAAGGCACTCGAAAGGTAGTCTGGACGTGCTGTACTTTAAATTTTCCGACAAGGTCGTCCAGCATCGCGTTACCAGGGCGGAGTTGTCTCTGTGGATATGGGGCGTAAATCAAGAAGTCACGGAACTTGGGGAGCCGATCGATTTGGATAGTCACGACGTCGGCCCGGTGACGATCACGTTGCAAAGGATCCTCCGAGGCGCTACCGAGACGGGTGGACCTCTCCTGGGTCCACCTCTGACCACAAAACATCCTCGTCCGTTCGGACGGCGAGGCGGTTGGATCACGATCGAGCTCAGACGAATGGTGGCGGAATGGTTCAAGCACCCGAGAGACAATCTGGGAGTCGCAATCAAGATTATCGGGCCCGGGAGTAATCATCGCAGGAACTCGGCTCGACTGGTCGAGACCAACCCCGGCGCGGAATACGCTCCGTATCTCGAGGTGCAGATGCAGGAACTTGATTCCCGAAGAGGCTCCAGGATCAAAAGAAACGTAGGACTCAATTGCGACGAGGCCAGCCAGGAAACCAGGTGCTGTCGATACAAACTCACGGTGGATTTTGAAAAGTTTGGCTGGGATTGGATAATCGCACCTAAAAAGTGAGTTAAATTAAGATACTTTTCATTTCTATTTATTACCATAAATTTCCAACTAAAATTAAAGCACACAAATTTATGGCGAGAAAATATCTTATATGCAcgaaaaaatgataaatttctttttgcgggAGACACATTGGGCCGatatagtatatgtatatatgatattttgcgtcctgtttaataaaatacttgaaacGTGTGTACTTTTGTAAAAACGTTCTGCGACTCGCAAAATGATTAATGTATCCTCGGTCAAGCACGTACTCGCAAAGATTTCTTTAGCGAAGGAAAACATTTTGAGCCAAACTGGGTTTCAATAAAGGAACTGCGATTTTCTCCCTGGCACGTAGAACAGTTTTGCCCCAGCTGCGCTCAACTATTATTTCCACACGTTTAGTCTAAAAATAGCTTTCGTTGTGCAATCATATACATTTTCAGTTACTTTATTATCGTGATATTCGACACTTTTgaggaatataaaattaattacgctttttatataaagaagcggaataataaatgttaaatttacaaaataacaattaatatttgtatcgTCGGTACATTTCTATCTTTgaaataataagttttatcaatttcaatttttgtaaaaaaaatattcttttttgtttcttagaaaattaatattactataaaattgaaaaaaaaaaaaataacgtcgaTGAATCTAATTTTATGGATCGGCATTTTATTAGATAGATAGTGAAATCCGCATTAACGATCGGTTCCTTGGATCTTTGTGTCGCAGATACGATGCCAATTACTGCTCGGGCGACTGTCCGATGGCTTTTCTTCCGGCTTATCCGAACACGCATATCGTCAGCTTGGCGGAACCGCCGAACAACACCGGACCGTGCTGCGCACCTAGGAAGCTGTCGGAAATCACAATGTTGTACTTCGACAATGAGTACC belongs to Cardiocondyla obscurior isolate alpha-2009 linkage group LG28, Cobs3.1, whole genome shotgun sequence and includes:
- the LOC139112452 gene encoding growth/differentiation factor 8, with the protein product MVTRALLLLSLVLLGAFDAPGVERAHVRHLAMAGNACNACRMHEEIRALSLEAIKEQILNKLGLKQAPNMTGRALPRIPPISKLMDMYGMQADQPQPLEPGITHHEEIDEYAAKTESVFALAQPHQRLRHSKGSLDVLYFKFSDKVVQHRVTRAELSLWIWGVNQEVTELGEPIDLDSHDVGPVTITLQRILRGATETGGPLLGPPLTTKHPRPFGRRGGWITIELRRMVAEWFKHPRDNLGVAIKIIGPGSNHRRNSARLVETNPGAEYAPYLEVQMQELDSRRGSRIKRNVGLNCDEASQETRCCRYKLTVDFEKFGWDWIIAPKKYDANYCSGDCPMAFLPAYPNTHIVSLAEPPNNTGPCCAPRKLSEITMLYFDNEYQIVFSRLPGMVVEKCGCS